One window of the Arthrobacter sp. zg-Y919 genome contains the following:
- a CDS encoding DUF4191 domain-containing protein has product MAKSTDSDASQSARKGVFSRKPKGEKKPKKQGRMKQIAEVFKMTRRNDPSVVWLMIGAFLGIIAVGLLIGFLIDNWITMLIIAIPLGLLAAVFILSRRAERAAFSQIEGQPGASGAALSVLRRGWILEEQPVAVNPRTQEAVFRAIGRPGIVLVTEGSPARAKALADSERRKMSRIVPKVPVTVIQTGRGEGQVPLSKVATTAKKLPKELTKQEVATVNKRLSALGTRLPIPKGIDPYRARPDRKATRGR; this is encoded by the coding sequence ATGGCCAAAAGCACTGATTCAGACGCATCCCAGAGCGCCCGCAAAGGCGTCTTTTCCCGCAAGCCGAAGGGGGAAAAGAAGCCCAAGAAGCAAGGGCGCATGAAGCAGATCGCCGAGGTCTTCAAGATGACCCGGCGGAACGATCCGAGCGTCGTCTGGCTGATGATCGGCGCGTTCCTCGGCATTATCGCCGTGGGCCTGCTGATCGGCTTCCTGATCGACAACTGGATCACGATGCTCATCATCGCCATCCCCCTCGGCCTGCTTGCCGCCGTGTTCATCCTGTCCCGCCGCGCCGAACGCGCCGCGTTCTCGCAGATCGAAGGCCAGCCGGGTGCTTCCGGCGCAGCCCTCAGCGTCCTGCGCCGCGGCTGGATCCTCGAGGAACAGCCTGTGGCAGTGAACCCGCGCACCCAGGAAGCTGTCTTCCGGGCCATCGGGCGTCCCGGCATTGTCCTGGTCACCGAGGGCTCCCCCGCCCGTGCCAAGGCGCTGGCCGACAGCGAACGCCGGAAGATGAGCCGCATTGTGCCCAAGGTTCCGGTCACGGTCATCCAGACCGGCCGCGGCGAAGGACAGGTGCCGCTGTCCAAGGTCGCCACCACGGCCAAGAAGCTGCCGAAGGAACTGACCAAGCAGGAAGTCGCCACCGTCAACAAGCGGCTCTCCGCCCTGGGCACCCGGTTGCCGATCCCCAAGGGCATCGACCCGTACCGTGCCCGCCCGGACCGCAAGGCCACCCGCGGACGCTAG
- a CDS encoding oxidoreductase → MKLLILGGTAWLGHQTAAAAVSAGHEVTCAARGTSGKPPAGVAFLQIDRDADDGLAAAADRHWDAVIDVSRQPGQVRRAVRGLGAAADFYVFVSTGNVYASQREWGQDEDAALLAPLTDDVMGSMENYGPAKVACEQAVTEGFGSGSRAIVRSGLIGGPGDSSGRSGYWPLRFARGGRVLVPDVPRQPTQLIDVRDLAQWLVQVAEERTAGVFNAVGDTVPFAEHLEAAAAVAGPPGVAAVAVPAPARWLREQDVNEWSGPRSLTLWLEDPDWHGMNARSNARARQAGLQLRPLRQTLADTLAWEEAAGVARPRGAGLTQAEESELLALLDAVGAGLSGK, encoded by the coding sequence ATGAAACTCCTGATATTGGGCGGAACCGCCTGGCTCGGCCACCAGACCGCCGCCGCTGCCGTGTCTGCCGGCCACGAAGTAACCTGCGCTGCCCGTGGAACGTCGGGGAAGCCGCCGGCCGGGGTCGCCTTCCTTCAGATAGACCGCGACGCCGACGACGGACTCGCAGCGGCCGCTGACCGGCACTGGGATGCGGTCATCGACGTTTCCCGACAGCCCGGACAGGTACGCCGTGCCGTCCGCGGCCTAGGCGCTGCCGCGGACTTCTATGTCTTTGTCTCCACCGGAAACGTGTATGCCAGCCAACGGGAATGGGGCCAGGACGAAGACGCCGCACTGTTGGCACCCCTCACGGACGACGTCATGGGCAGCATGGAAAACTACGGCCCTGCCAAGGTTGCGTGCGAGCAGGCTGTTACTGAAGGCTTTGGTTCCGGTTCCCGCGCGATAGTCCGGTCCGGACTCATCGGCGGGCCGGGCGACAGCTCCGGGCGCAGCGGATACTGGCCGCTGCGGTTCGCCCGGGGAGGGCGTGTCCTCGTGCCCGACGTGCCGCGCCAGCCTACGCAGCTCATTGATGTCCGCGACCTGGCGCAGTGGCTCGTGCAGGTGGCAGAGGAACGGACCGCCGGCGTGTTCAACGCAGTGGGGGATACGGTGCCGTTCGCGGAGCATCTTGAGGCGGCGGCGGCGGTGGCGGGACCACCCGGCGTGGCGGCTGTTGCCGTCCCGGCTCCGGCACGTTGGCTCCGCGAACAGGATGTGAATGAGTGGTCCGGCCCCCGCTCGCTGACGCTGTGGCTGGAGGATCCGGACTGGCACGGCATGAACGCCCGGTCCAATGCCCGGGCGCGCCAGGCTGGACTGCAGCTGCGGCCGCTGCGGCAGACGCTCGCCGATACCCTCGCCTGGGAGGAAGCTGCCGGCGTCGCACGTCCCCGTGGAGCAGGACTCACGCAGGCCGAAGAGAGCGAGCTGCTGGCCCTGCTGGACGCGGTGGGCGCGGGCCTGTCCGGTAAGTAG
- a CDS encoding RDD family protein, with protein sequence MVDRSDIGSWLEGPPSDESTWPGKHLGRPRTGPGSIARVGPRLGALLIDWAIASLIAYWLFGGDDFAILAIFAVEQILLISLLGYSIGHRIFSLQVQKMDGRAAGIPAAVVRTLLLCLVIPAVVFDADQRGLHDRALGTVLVKVKH encoded by the coding sequence GTGGTCGATAGAAGCGATATAGGTTCCTGGCTGGAAGGCCCTCCCTCCGATGAGAGTACGTGGCCGGGTAAACACCTCGGCAGGCCGCGTACCGGTCCCGGATCCATCGCGCGTGTGGGCCCGCGCCTGGGCGCCCTGCTCATTGACTGGGCCATTGCTTCCCTCATTGCCTACTGGCTTTTCGGCGGTGACGACTTCGCTATCCTGGCAATTTTCGCCGTCGAACAGATCCTGCTGATCAGCCTGCTCGGCTACAGCATCGGACACCGGATCTTCAGCCTCCAGGTGCAGAAAATGGACGGCCGCGCCGCCGGGATTCCCGCAGCGGTTGTCCGCACGCTGCTGCTGTGCCTGGTGATTCCCGCAGTGGTGTTCGACGCCGACCAGCGCGGCCTGCACGACCGGGCACTGGGCACCGTCCTGGTGAAGGTAAAACACTAG
- the glnA gene encoding type I glutamate--ammonia ligase, which yields MFKNADEVLRFIADEQVKFVDIRFTDVPGVQQHFNVPAKTVDADFFVNGQLFDGSSIRGFQGIAESDMQLIPDVTTAFIDPFRMEKTLALNFSIVNPRTGEPYHRDPRGVAERAEAYLASTGIADTAFFGSEAEFYIFDNVQYESSPRGSFYKVDSIEAPWNSGREEEGGNLGNKTPYKGGYFPVAPVDKQADLRDAISVELDNVGLEVERAHHEVGGAGQAEINYKFTTLTHAADDLQKFKYIVKNVADSWGKSATFMPKPIFGDNGSGMHCHQSLWNGGEPLFYDEKGYAGLSDLARWYIGGLLKHASAVLAFTNPTVNSYRRLVKGFEAPVNMVYSQGNRSAAIRIPITGSNPKAKRLEFRAPDPSSNPYLAFSAQLMAGLDGIKNRIEPADPIDKDLYELPPEEAQHIQKAPASLEEALVALENDNEFLQAGGVFTQDMIDSWISYKREFEILPLAMRPNPYEYELYYGV from the coding sequence ATGTTCAAGAACGCGGACGAAGTCCTCAGGTTCATCGCTGACGAGCAAGTGAAGTTCGTCGACATCCGATTCACCGACGTTCCCGGAGTGCAGCAGCACTTCAACGTGCCGGCCAAAACCGTAGATGCCGATTTCTTCGTCAACGGTCAGCTGTTCGACGGCTCATCCATCCGCGGCTTCCAGGGCATTGCAGAGTCCGACATGCAGCTCATCCCGGATGTGACGACGGCGTTTATCGATCCCTTCCGCATGGAGAAGACCCTTGCGCTGAACTTCTCGATCGTGAACCCGCGTACCGGCGAGCCGTACCACCGCGATCCCCGCGGTGTTGCCGAGCGCGCCGAGGCCTACCTCGCCTCCACCGGGATTGCCGACACGGCCTTCTTTGGTTCGGAAGCCGAGTTCTACATCTTCGACAACGTCCAGTACGAGTCCTCCCCCCGGGGCAGCTTCTACAAGGTTGATTCCATCGAGGCTCCGTGGAACAGCGGCCGCGAGGAAGAGGGCGGCAACCTGGGCAACAAGACCCCGTACAAGGGCGGCTACTTCCCCGTGGCCCCCGTGGACAAGCAGGCTGACCTGCGCGACGCGATCAGCGTGGAGCTGGACAACGTGGGCCTCGAAGTCGAACGCGCGCACCACGAAGTGGGCGGTGCCGGTCAGGCCGAGATCAACTACAAGTTCACCACCCTGACGCACGCGGCCGACGATCTGCAGAAGTTCAAGTACATCGTCAAGAACGTTGCCGATTCCTGGGGCAAGTCCGCTACCTTCATGCCGAAGCCCATCTTCGGTGACAACGGTTCGGGCATGCACTGCCACCAGTCCCTGTGGAACGGTGGCGAACCGCTGTTCTATGACGAGAAGGGCTACGCCGGTCTCTCGGACCTGGCCCGCTGGTACATCGGCGGCCTGCTCAAGCACGCCTCCGCGGTCCTCGCCTTCACCAACCCGACGGTCAACTCCTACCGCCGCCTGGTCAAGGGCTTCGAAGCTCCCGTGAACATGGTCTACTCGCAGGGCAACCGCTCGGCCGCCATCCGAATCCCGATCACGGGTTCCAACCCGAAGGCCAAGCGCCTGGAGTTCCGTGCTCCGGATCCCTCCTCCAACCCGTACCTGGCGTTCTCCGCACAGCTGATGGCGGGCCTGGACGGCATCAAGAACCGCATCGAGCCGGCGGATCCGATCGACAAGGACCTCTACGAGCTGCCGCCCGAAGAGGCCCAGCACATCCAGAAGGCTCCGGCGTCGCTCGAAGAGGCACTGGTTGCCCTGGAGAACGACAATGAGTTCCTGCAGGCCGGCGGTGTGTTCACCCAGGACATGATCGACAGCTGGATCTCCTACAAGCGCGAATTCGAAATCCTGCCGCTCGCGATGCGCCCGAACCCGTACGAATACGAGCTCTACTACGGCGTATAA
- a CDS encoding tetratricopeptide repeat protein, whose protein sequence is MMDNWETRVQEFWAQADDTDPATTLRSMKALVDEQPDGDAAALFEWASVHDFLGQEAEAIPLYRLALDAGLDDRRRIQALIQLASSLRNVGESEAAIQVLEGVEENNVAGDAHRAFLALALFDAGRQDQALRVALEALAKTLPLYRRAVTGYAAELLTSG, encoded by the coding sequence ATGATGGACAACTGGGAAACCCGGGTGCAGGAGTTTTGGGCACAGGCTGATGACACAGACCCCGCCACAACTCTGCGCAGCATGAAAGCACTCGTCGACGAGCAGCCGGATGGGGATGCCGCGGCCCTGTTTGAATGGGCTTCTGTTCATGACTTCCTCGGGCAGGAGGCAGAAGCGATCCCGTTGTACCGCCTAGCTCTCGACGCCGGCCTGGACGATAGAAGACGCATTCAGGCACTTATTCAACTTGCCAGCTCGCTACGCAACGTGGGCGAGTCCGAGGCTGCCATCCAAGTCCTCGAGGGTGTGGAGGAAAACAACGTCGCAGGGGATGCACATCGTGCCTTTCTCGCCCTTGCGCTTTTCGACGCCGGTCGGCAGGATCAGGCTCTCCGTGTTGCCCTCGAGGCCCTGGCCAAGACCCTCCCCCTCTATCGGCGGGCCGTCACCGGGTACGCCGCAGAGCTCCTCACGAGCGGCTGA